tctccagtatgagttctccGATGGTTCTTCAATAGTCTTCCCTGCTTGAAGgatttcccacactgagaacatttgtatggtttttcTCCGGTATGAATTCTCTGATGACACATCAAGTTCCCTCCCTGACTGAAGCATTTCCCCCACTGAGAACATCtgtatggtttctctccggtATGAACTCTCTGATGGATTTTCAAATCGCCTCCCTgactgaagcacttcccacactgagaacatttgtatggtttctctccagtatgagttctctgatgGTTTTTCAAATTTTCACTATGACTAAAGCGTTTTTCACAGTTagggcatttgtatggtttctctccagtatgaattctctgatggATCGTCCAATGCTCCCTGTTGCTGAAGCATTTCTCACACTGGGAACATTTATATGGTTTATCtccagtgtgagttctctgatgtttCTTCAAGTGTTCATTCCGACTGAAACTTTTCCCACACTGGGAACATTTGTAccgtttctctccagtatgaattgTCTGATGTCTCTTTATCTTATCTCTCCCactaaagcttttcccacactgggaacatttgtacggtttctctccagtatgactTCTCTGGTGACACACCAAGCTTCTTCCATAATTAAAGCATTTCCCACATTGAGAACATTTGTGTGGCTTCCCTCCTGTATGAACTCTCTGATGGAATTTCAAAACCTCTCCCTGattgaagcatttcccacactgagaacatttgtacggtttctctccagtatgaattctCTGGTGTCCCACTAATCCTTACCTAAAAGTGAAGATTTTTCCAGACCTTCCAGTATGAAGTTGCTGATGATTCATCAAATGTTCTTTCTGACTGAAGTATTTGCTACAATGCAAACATTCAAATGGCCTTCCTTCACTTTGAATATTTTCATTCCTCTTTAGTGACTTCACATAACTAGAGCTGTTCCCACATTCAGGAGAGTTTTGAGGTTTCTCTTCTGCGTGATTACTCTGATCTCTGTTCAAACTACCAGATAATTTAGATTTACTCTCTCTTGTTATCTTTGTCTGATATTGATCAAAGCATGAATTTTGGAGGTTTTGCTCCGATGTGGGACATTCATCGTAGTCCTCCATGGTATCTGTCATATCAAGTTCTACTCTGTAGCgatacctgactgttagagcagtgcgacagtggaatcagctacctagggaggttgtgggctctcccacactagaggcattcaagaggcagctggacaaccatctgtcagggatgctttagggtggattcctgcatcgagcagggggttggactcgatggccttgtaggccccttccaactctgctattctatgattctatgattctatgaccttctaCCATATTTTGAGTACATGGGCATTTTATCCCTTCTGTGTATTTTGGAAGGCTGGAGAAATGCAGCTGGAAGACCTTCCGTGAGTTCATTACACTCCTTCTCTCTTTCCACTGGCTGCTTCCAATGTTCCTCACTAGATGGACATCCTTCCTTGTGGTCATCAGCTGTCTCCAGGATATTGACTTGGCTTACTTGTGGGGCTGTCCTGGGCATGTCTTCTGGCACATTTCCTCCACATTGAGAATTCTCCATTATGATATGTCTTCTCTTCCTGTCACCTGCCAAGACAGAAAGAGGAATGTTGTCTATGCTCTGAGGACATCTTTTCAAAATGCCTGTAGCCTCTCTTTGCCTGGCTTTTCCTTGAaaggcatttctctctctgctaCATCCATGTTTCTTTCtacctttaatttgtttttcgctgctgctcccagtttgtggaatggcttgctgggagagattcgtcaacttaacagtcttccggaatttaaggaagccataaagactgatctcttccggcaggcctacccagttgaattttaagatgccttttaataatgtgctgcttttaacaatgtattagttttaaatgttttaattagttatattattttattgtatttgtatttgtgctgtgccccgcctcgatccagagggagaggcaggtaacaaattatgatgatgatgatgatgatgtatgattttatctgtacaccgccctgagatcttaatgatatagggcaggatacaaatgttttaaataaacaaataaataccttTATGATCATGTCCACCCTTTTCTTTTTATCAAGGGTGGtagttttaaaattatgtaaCTCCAAGCACAGCATCAGGTACATTTTagaataattaattttaaatattatttgtgAATAAGAGCCagaaacttcattttttttaaaatggaggaacCCACTGCTGCCTTTTGCAAATTAGAAAATTCCTCCACAGAATTAAAAGTTATACAAAGGGTCAGTTTTATCCCCTGTGCTGTTCAACACCTGCATGAAACCGCTCAGTGCATTCGTCAGGGGTTTTGGAATGCATTGCCGTTCACTATGCGAATGACACACGGCTCTATTTCACTTTTATCTTGATTTGGTGAAGCTGTGGgtgtgcctggctgcaacaatggactggatgagggctgataaactgaaactcgaatccagacaagacctagatgctgttagtgggtgattcttctgaccagatggaggttGCTCAAactattctggatggggctgcactcccctgaaagagcaggtggTAGCTTGGGGGTTGTCCTTGAGCCATTTTTGTCAATAGATGCTCAAGTGGCCTGCGTAGAactgagtgccttttaccaatttcggttgatggcccagctatgcccctctCTGGACTGGGATAACTTAGCTTCAactgtctatgctctggtaacctctattactgcaatgtgctgtacatggggaTGCCATTGATGACGGTTCAGAAGTGCAGATCATGtaaaatgaggcagccagagacaAGATGGTCTGAACACTGTTTCTGGCCCACtctcactggctgcctgtatgtttccaagcccaattcaaggggctggttttaacctttatatggctcaggactgcaatacctgacagagtacctctcctggcatgaatctACCCATATACTACGTTCAtaatctaaggccctcctccaggtgcctcctctgagggaagcttggaagacggcaacaagggagaggccttctcaatggtggcccctcaattatggaataatttctctggtgaggcctgcctggtgccaacattgttatcttttcagcaccacaagaccttcctcttctcttagGCATTCAGCAACATATGATGAAGTTTTAATCAGATTCTgggtttttcttattgttgattgtttaaaattgtgtgtgtgtgtgtgtgtgtgtgtatatatatatatatatatatatataaataattgcatttatattccgcctttttccc
This window of the Elgaria multicarinata webbii isolate HBS135686 ecotype San Diego chromosome 3, rElgMul1.1.pri, whole genome shotgun sequence genome carries:
- the LOC134395641 gene encoding zinc finger protein 239-like translates to MKIFKVKEGLVGHQRIHTGEKPYKCSQCGKCFNQGEVLKFHQRVHTGGKPHKCSQCGKCFNYGRSLVCHQRSHTGEKPYKCSQCGKSFSGRDKIKRHQTIHTGEKRYKCSQCGKSFSRNEHLKKHQRTHTGDKPYKCSQCEKCFSNREHWTIHQRIHTGEKPYKCPNCEKRFSHSENLKNHQRTHTGEKPYKCSQCGKCFSQGGDLKIHQRVHTGEKPYRCSQWGKCFSQGGNLMCHQRIHTGEKPYKCSQCGKSFKQGRLLKNHRRTHTGEKPYKCAQCGKCFNGKQNMKRHQTIHTGEKPYKCSQCEKSFRHSGNLMCHQRIHTGEKPYKCSQCGKCFNGIQNMKRHQRIHTDLMQVLGVRKSSDRACT